A genomic stretch from Clavelina lepadiformis chromosome 5, kaClaLepa1.1, whole genome shotgun sequence includes:
- the LOC143460560 gene encoding uncharacterized protein LOC143460560, with protein MLTRRSGTQIRSFVSDKHPYLSERLWAEPVRRNVKRFTNFHLFGFFCIVVAVAIVVVVAFTQSFERNVSARKRVETLSTSNEQTEKSFSNFPEKQKHRAKPLKLVLSRHKRDTNGTDVTTAMTATDVNATDVTTAITATDVNATTAASAEDVDTTSAVESNATTDVMDFTDTATTMDSNTTTTAMDVNTTAVTATMAIDTTVTATAMSADTTTPDNSTADETTMTDINTTSITTVEQDTTSTASETTELANSTAGVEATTSSSQGDVTMTAAFQDNETTTSEMTTSTINQGTTNAAATTSLAAENTTADFNDTETTAMTTDDTTQPDATTEETTPATSTTDETTDDTTPTPTTAVDTTTTTTGAGGAVAAAGTDILLFVLAAILGILLLALIIVIILWCRKPNLWKKCCGRSPASYDVERVDAGTSFSSSPNNEETITLETWKMTMEREGTLKDAMLMGNISVLEFAIKQARSSGIFAVEESLIAQAETKLNVWKRTLSGLQDALQQKDLNSMEEFMSRYDEIGIKDETGTYRKSEELLREVSDVKDDLREAAIDGKEMTLSSAVEKFNNLALPANYATEIGEYATAKSMLDELRRDTLLKGRTEVELRKSLGDAIMRKDVPSIKTAMLQMTNAGIAKDDLDMVKGQRTLQEIEEKLSKNRDVASHKLLDASQERNAADLKDALRECSQYGVDEKEIRDGEKLLKLVEREDQLLRQMRELMVLRDSTKLLEAIAIFRTPGLQLVDKTGDVAKADELLQELREKERKQRAKSDAMWRLQNAINVGDVVVMEGMIRALESLASTGEDVDEAVLLRAKAELESIKGQVDYRTRMERIKSAIPRMAKAENIPQVADLIEQMAELSVMEDFKMTGDDSRVLDESRSVLHELKQKHAIKDEIDVVKPNLLLPLLSENLSPLKEGIESMKKLKTAAEEFEGVFNKEDEELLSKAQVSADDLSIKVNETTKARKRLDAAINARDFFQLNSALAQAEEAPFIDSSELENPKDLREFLNPTNRLADLTAALKSRNIPQLTLAIEDFKEAKVSGHAPLLEKAERRLKKLIKLEKKQKKLEKKQKREEARRKGDIEALDRGLENAINARDIEQLQEALMECENSGYEAGDIPLYSKAEELYDELVLDRLRETLLDAVDRRDILNLESAIDEADYGGYVEELGFDYLKAKDLLFHLRELKRLRESIAGMDRSLILEINRYPTPPSGVHTVMVAALVLLGDQRKNVTNWVDVQTAVGKLGKQSITRRVRRRAPGDITPEIREEVQKILGDLDIQAVQDSSKGAAAFFAWIKCMLTESMYANVNRPTGDEAGPSNDLKTTSF; from the exons ATGTTAACTCGGCGGTCCGGGACTCAGATCCGTTCGTTTGTTTCGGATAAGCATCCGTACTTATCGGAAAGGTTATGGGCGGAGCCGGTGCGGAGAAATGTAAAACGTTTCACCAATTTTCATCTCTTCGGGTTCTTCTGCATCGTGGTGGCAGTCGCCATCGTGGTCGTTGTTGCTTTTACGCAGAGTTTTGAGAGAAATGTTTCTGCTCGAAAACGCGTCGAAACCTTGTCGACGAGTAACGAACAAACGGAAAAGTCTTTTTCTAACTTCCCTGAAAAGCAGAAACACCGAGCGAAGCCTCTGAAGCTCGTCCTTTCAAGACACAAAAGAG ACACAAACGGCACCGATGTTACAACCGCGATGACAGCGACTGATGTTAACGCTACCGATGTTACAACCGCGATCACAGCGACTGATGTTAACGCCACCACGGCCGCATCAGCAGAAGACGTCGACACAACATCGGCGGTGGAGTCGAACGCCACTACAGATGTCATGGATTTTACTGATACTGCAACTACGATGGATTCGAACACGACCACAACGGCAATGGATGTGAATACAACCGCTGTTACCGCAACTATGGCAATTGATACAACTGTTACTGCCACAGCCATGTCTGCTGACACAACGACACCCGATAACTCTACCGCAGATGAAACTACAATGACCGACATAAACACAACTTCAATCACCACTGTGGAGCAAGATACAACTAGCACTGCAAGCGAAACTACAGAATTAGCTAATAGCACTGCGGGTGTAGAGGCAACGACTTCCTCTTCCCaaggtgacgtcacaatgactGCCGCGTTTCAAGACAATGAAACGACAACCTCGGAGATGACTACGTCAACTATAAACCAAGGGACCACAAATGCCGCAGCAACTACCAGTTTGGCAGCAGAAAATACGACGGCAGACTTCAATGATACAG AAACAACAGCCATGACGACGGACGATACAACCCAGCCAGATGCTACAACGGAAGAGACCACTCCAGCTACCTCAACTACAGATG AGACAACTGATGACACCACGCCGACGCCTACAACAGCAGTAGATACCACAACAACCACTACTGGCGCTGGCGGGGCGGTGGCTGCCGCAGGGACAGACATACTGCTCTTCGTACTTGCAGCGATCTTGGGAATCTTGCTGCTAGCTCTGATTATAGTCATCATTCTTTGGTGTCGGAAGCCTAACTTGTGGAAGAAGTGTTGCGGTAGATCCCCAGCTTCGTATGACGTAGAACGCGTCGACGCTGGCACGTCATTTTCCTCGTCTCCAAACAACGAG GAAACAATCACCTTGGAAACCTGGAAGATGACGATGGAGAGAGAGGGAACGCTGAAGGATGCGATGTTGATGGGCAATATAAGCGTCCTAGAATTCGCAATCAAGCAAGCTCGTTCGTCGGGAATTTTTGCTGTGGAAGAGAGTTTGATTGCTCAGGCAGAAACTAA ATTAAACGTCTGGAAAAGGACCTTGTCCGGTCTACAGGACGCTCTGCAACAAAAAGATCTAAACTCAATGGAGGAGTTTATGTCGAGATACGATGAGATAGGTATCAAAGATGAAACTGGGACCTACAGGAAGAGTGAAGAGCTTCTTCGAGAGGTTTCGGATGTGAAGGACGATCTCCGGGAGGCAGCTATCGACGGGAAAGAAATGACGCTCTCCAGCGCTGTCGAAAAATTCAA TAACCTTGCTCTTCCTGCCAACTACGCCACCGAGATAGGAGAATACGCTACAGCGAAAAGCATGCTCGATGAGCTCAGGCGCGACACCTTGCTGAAAGGAAGGACGGAAGTCGAACTGAGGAAAAGTCTAGGTGACGCAATAATGAGAAAGGACGTCCCGAGCATCAAAACAGCGATGTTACAAATGACAAATGCAGGAATTGCAAAGGACGACTTGGACATGGTCAAAGGGCAAAG AACTCTGCAGGAGATAGAGGAGAAACTGTCGAAAAATCGCGACGTCGCGTCGCACAAGCTTCTCGACGCTTCTCAAGAGCGGAATGCCGCGGATTTGAAAGATGCGCTTCGGGAATGTTCCCAGTACGGCGTCGACGAGAAAGAGATTCGGGATGGAGAGAAGCTTTTGAAGCTGGTGGAGCGAGAGGATCAACTTCTGCGCCAGATGAGGGAGCTCATGGTACTTCGGGATTCAACAAAACTTCTCGAAGCAATTGCCATCTTCAG GACTCCGGGGCTCCAGCTAGTGGATAAAACGGGAGACGTGGCAAAGGCCGACGAATTACTGCAGGAACTTCGCGAAAAGGAGAGAAAGCAGAGAGCAAAGAGCGACGCTATGTGGAGGTTGCAGAATGCTATCAACGTCGGTGATGTGGTTGTGATGGAGGGGATGATAAGAG CTCTGGAGAGCCTCGCATCAACAGGAGAAGACGTAGATGAAGCGGTTCTTCTTCGTGCGAAAGCGGAACTCGAATCGATAAAAGGTCAAGTGGATTACCGAACCCGAATGGAAAGGATCAAGAGCGCCATCCCACGGATGGCAAAAGCAGAAAATATTCCTCAAGTGGCCGATTTAATTGAGCAGATGGCGGAATTGTCAGTGATGGAAGACTTTAAGATGACGGGGGACGATTCGAGAGTCTTAGACGAATCTCGCTCAGTCCTTCACGAATTGAAGCAGAAACACGCAATCAAAGATGAGATTGATGTTGTAAAACCGAACCTCTTACTTCCTCTTCTTTCAGAAAATCTCTCTCCACTGAAGGAGGGGATCGAGTCTatgaagaaattgaaaactGCCGCCGAGGAGTTCGAAGGAGTCTTCAACAAAGAAGATGAAGAGTTGCTGAGCAAAGCTCAAGTCAGTGCAGACGACTTAAGCATCAAAGTGAATGAGACGACAAAAGCGCGGAAGAGACTGGATGCAGCGATAAACGCGCGAGATTTCTTCCAGCTGAACAGTGCACTGGCACAAGCCGAAGAAGCTCCTTTTATAGATTCAAGCGAACTCGAAAATCCGAAAGACTTACGCGAATTTTTGAATCCGACAAACCGCCTGGCAGACTTAACAGCTGCTCTAAAATCCCGGAATATTCCTCAACTGACGTTGGCCATTGAGGATTTCAAGGAAGCAAAAGTTTCCGGACACGCGCCGTTGCTGGAAAAAGCGGAGCGCAGActtaaaaaactaatcaaattAGAAAAGAAGCAGAAGAAGTTGGAAAAGAAGCAAAAGCGGGAAGAAGCTCGGAGGAAAGGAGACATAGAAGCTCTGGATCGCGGCCTGGAGAACGCGATTAACGCACGAGATATAGAACAATTGCAGGAAGCGCTGATGGAATGCGAAAACAGCGGATACGAAGCAGGTGATATCCCGCTTTATTCCAAAGCGGAGGAACTGTATGATGAATTGGTTCTCGACCGCTTGCGTGAAACGCTCCTTGATGCTGTGGACCGCAGGGACATTCTAAATCTGGAAAGCGCGATTGATGAAGCTGACTACGGAGG TTACGTCGAAGAGCTAGGATTCGATTACTTGAAGGCAAAGGATCTTCTTTTCCATTTACGCGAATTGAAGCGACTTCGCGAATCAATCGCAGGGATGGATCGCTCCCTTATCTTGGAGATCAACCGCTACCCCACCCCTCCGTCCGGGGTACACACGGTGATGGTTGCTGCCCTGGTCCTGCTAGGAGATCAGAGGAAAAATGTCACG AATTGGGTGGATGTCCAAACCGCGGTCGGAAAGTTGGGTAAGCAGTCGATAACAAGGAGAGTACGACGTCGAGCTCCCGGAGATATCACTCCTGAAATCCGGGAAGAAGTACAAAAAATTCTCGGGGATCTCGATATTCAAGCGGTTCAGGATTCAAGTAAAGGAGCGGCTGCTTTTTTTGCCTGG ATAAAGTGCATGCTTACGGAAAGTATGTATGCAAACGTAAACCGACCAACTGGTGACGAAGCGGGTCCCTCAAATGATTTGAAAACCACCTCATTTTAA
- the LOC143460739 gene encoding uncharacterized protein LOC143460739 — MELSNDESGNRQDSVKYYANSPFDAVAVDKATQVTAATMLAVFGVIFLTGVLGHFCVVFFISRSRTRTTSSCFSAYVIIGNLTASHLLYLTTCLPAIAYTSLMELVTREWIFGDVTCRLVPFLERFMLGVTSLSFCALAIDRFRSAGHVNKGYEIARDSFCRGVCKMLVLWIGAFLLATPELLMVETRSVSVPVIENNQGDGKSLFAQLGLQGDQTITPDRYWTFRATFQNNMEPEVSELSRSKRLSDFFSGPSEPGHLVGPLSVESFSSNGTLYVRYKECGFGTSSWDKSFPPVVLAFIKSYSAFKHWWFLAFYFCLPAFFSLFFAFLVALRLTAAVRDVTNTSINCTGSYYVTNNGIDGGTLTSQREMDRTVLSDGPGYRTDSLLSSRTHASDVHYQFRTGQSLDRQFTQSPSSQYQSRLSPVLSNEELSNIPSPVGMLSNGSLRTIGSVGRTSEVSPLSPLAPSLACASGVSVLSLAASNVHGGTLGTSSLPPHGHRRGIKRRSSRALKTTLATASRERSLNALLVSFVLAFTLTQLPLLVVSTLRAETSVMDWLEIRYRTLVDDLCLYLSIITYTINPFVMFISYKLYRKFLANRCCRC, encoded by the exons ATGGAACTTAGCAATGACGAATCGGGCAACCGTCAAGACAGTGTCAAGTATTACGCCAATTCGCCGTTTGACGCGGTCGCGGTGGACAAGGCGACCCAAGTCACAGCTGCGACCATGCTGGCTGTTTTTGGGGTTATCTTTCTCACAGGAGTACTTGGACACTTCTGCGTCGTGTTTTTCATCTCTCGTAGCAGAAC ACGGACAACGTCTTCTTGTTTTTCTGCTTACGTCATAATCGGCAATCTCACTGCGTCGCATCTGTTGTATTTGACCACGTGTCTGCCTGCCATCGCTTATACGTCACTCATGGAACTGGTCACGCGCGAGTGGATATTCGGTGACGTCACGTGCAGACTTGTACCGTTCCTGGAG CGCTTTATGCTCGGGGTAACCAGTTTGAGTTTCTGCGCGCTCGCCATTGACCGCTTCCGAAGCGCCGGTCACGTGAACAAAGGATACGAGATCGCGCGCGATTCCTTCTGCAGAGGAGTGTGTAAGATGTTGGTCCTCTGGATCGGCGCATTCCTGCTCGCAACCCCCGAACTCCTGATGGTCGAAACGCGGTCAGTGTCAGTTCCGGTGATCGAGAATAACCAGGGCGATGGGAAGTCCCTCTTCGCCCAGCTGGGACTACAAGGTGACCAGACAATCACACCGGACCGGTACTGGACTTTCCGAGCAACGTTCCAGAACAATATGGAACCGGAAGTTTCCGAGCTGTCACGAAGCAAGAGATTGTCTGACTTCTTCTCCGGGCCATCCGAACCCGGACATCTCGTCGGTCCCCTTTCGGTGGAAAGTTTTTCTTCAAACGGCACGCTCTACGTCCGGTACAAAGAGTGCGGGTTCGGCACTTCGTCATGGGACAAATCATTTCCACCTGTTGTCCTCGCCTTCATCAAGAGTTACTCGGCCTTTAAGCACTGGTGGTTTCTCGCCTTCTATTTTTGCCTTCCCGCCTTTTTTAGTCTCTTCTTCGCGTTTCTAGTCGCGCTACGTCTTACCGCCGCGGTTCGTGACGTCACGAATACGTCAATCAACTGCACGGGtagttattacgtcacaaacaatGGCATCGACGGGGGAACGTTGACAAGCCAGCGCGAGATGGACCGGACCGTTTTGTCAGACGGGCCGGGATACAGAACGGACAGTCTTCTTAGCAGCAGGACACACGCGAGCGACGTGCACTATCAGTTTAGGACGGGACAATCACTTGACCGCCAGTTTACTCAGTCCCCAAGCAGCCAGTACCAGTCCCGACTCTCCCCTGTACTTTCTAATGAAGAATTGTCAAACATTCCCAGTCCAGTGGGTATGTTGTCGAACGGAAGTCTTCGAACCATTGGGTCAGTCGGTCGAACCAGCGAAGTTTCCCCTTTGTCCCCATTGGCCCCCTCGCTTGCCTGCGCTTCCGGGGTATCCGTGCTATCATTGGCTGCCTCAAACGTCCACGGGGGTACGCTGGGTACGTCATCACTCCCCCCTCACGGGCACAGAAGGGGCATCAAGAGAAGAAGTAGCAGGGCTCTAAAAACAACGCTTGCGACCGCGTCGCGAGAGCGTTCGCTGAACGCCCTTCTTGTTTCCTTTGTTCTCGCTTTCACGTTGACCCAGTTGCCCTTACTCGTTGTCTCCACCTTGCGAGCGGAAACAAGTGTGATGGACTGGTTAGAAATCCGCTACAGGACGCTAGTGGACGACCTGTGCCTGTATCTCTCCATTATCACTTACACGATTAATCCATTTGTTATGTTTATTTCTTATAAATTGTACAGGAAATTTTTGGCCAATCGTTGTTGTCGTTGCTGA
- the LOC143460941 gene encoding arrestin domain-containing protein 17-like, translating into MTKIEVHFSGREKPIYKPGEKVEGEVTVDNAEKIKSKGITIRFRGKSHNRWYDYGRRMYFEKKEFYADNTMTVWPEAGKSDESLDAGHHRFSFSFLLPENVPCTFEGVVGWVRYGIYVTIDVPFRKDIKTLACFHVLPKADLNQDERAKIPPKKEVETEVGLLSPKPVKILALCNKGGYVPGETIDITLDIDNKSNDNLSMAKVWLEQKSKFTGTFNHKFVKKSNVAKLKEKPTIGSHSQGRWKAKISVPSIPPSDLPGCSIIDLKFRLQFEVKIGKRISFKLPVIIGTVPLDTRSESFGLPSYQESVFGSVDVKDKDEEEEHFTGNTVFTPLYTFYDLRQSLLQEGNH; encoded by the exons ATGACAAAAATAGAAGTACATTTTTCTGGCCGAGAAAAACCAATTTACAAGCCTGGGGAGAAGGTTGAAGGAGAGGTCACGGTGGATAAcgctgaaaaaataaaatcaaaag GAATTACCATTCGTTTCCGCGGAAAATCCCACAATCGATGGTATGACTATGGTCGGCGTAtgtattttgaaaagaaagaatTTTATGCAGACAACACCATGACTGTTTGGCCAGAAG CCGGAAAATCTGATGAATCTTTGGATGCTGGACATCATCGCTTCTCATTTTCATTTCTACTTCCTGAAAATGTTCCTTGCACATTCGAAG gaGTTGTGGGTTGGGTGCGATATGGAATTTACGTTACGATTGACGTGCCATTTCGCAAAGACATAAAAACCTTAGCATGTTTCCATGTCCTTCCAAAAGCTGACCTCAATCAGGATGAAAGAGCCAAG ATACCTCCCAAAAAGGAGGTTGAAACAGAGGTTGGCTTACTGAGTCCAAAACCTGTAAAAATTTTAGCGCTGTGCAACAAAGGTGGATACGTGCCAGGGGAAACCATTGACATCACACTTGACATCGACAACAAAAGCAACGATAATTTGTCTATGGCCAAAGTTTGGCTCGAACAG aaatcaaaatttaCTGGAACATTTAACCACAAGTTTGTAAAGAAAAGCAACGTTGCAAAACTCAAGGAAAAGCCAACCATAGGGA GTCATAGTCAAGGTCGGTGGAAAGCGAAGATCAGCGTACCCAGCATACCCCCGTCTGACCTACCTGGGTGCAGCATTATAGACCTCAAGTTTCGTCTCCAG TTTGAAGTAAAAATTGGAAAGCGAATCAGTTTCAAGCTCCCTGTCATAATAGGCACCGTTCCATTGGACACGCGCAGTG AGAGCTTCGGTCTCCCATCCTACCAGGAAAGCGTGTTTGGATCGGTTGATGTCAAAGATAAAGATGAGGAGGAGGAACACTTCACGGGAAACACGGTTTTCACTCCACTTTACACTTTCTACGATCTCCGACAGTCTCTCCTACAGGAAGGAAATCACTAG